The following DNA comes from Myxococcales bacterium.
CACGACGAAGGAGAGGGCTCGCGGCACGAGCACTCTCTATAGGCACGCGATCGGGGTGCGGCCAGCCCACGGCTGGGCAAGCGCCGATCATTTCCGTAGACTCTGCGCAATGACGACGCACAAGTTGGCTTCTCTGGTTCTCGTGCTGGCCTTTTCCGCGCTCGGTTGCGCCGACGACGCGGGGGGCGGCGGAGGCGGAACCGGCGGCAGCGGCGGCAGCGGCGGCAGCGGGGGCGGCGGCAACCTGAGCTGTCCGGGCGGCGAGGACGTCACCGGCTGCACTGCGGTGCTCTCCCCCGGCAGTGACGACGCGGCCAACCTTCAGACTGCGTTCATCGAGGCCAAGAGCGGCGACACGGTGTGTTTGTGCAAGGGCACCTACAGCCTGACCAAGGAAGTGTCCCTGGCGGTCCCGCAGATCACCGTCAAGGGGCTGGGGGCGAACATCGACGACGTCGTGATCGACTTCGCCGGACAGACCCAGGGCGACGATGGCGTCACCGTGACCAGCGACGGTTTCACCGTCGAAAACCTCGGCATCAAGAACTCGCCCGGCAACGGCATCGTCGTCACCGGAGCCGAGGACGTCACGTTCCGGAAGCTCAAGGTCTGGTGGGATGCGGGTTCGGTGACCAGCAACGGCGCGTACGCCATCTATCCGGTCAAGAGCACCCGCGTGATCATCGAGGACTCGGAGATCATCGGCGCCGCCGACGCCGGCGCCTACGTCGGCCAGTGCAACCAGGCCATCGTGCGGCGCAACAAGGTGCACGGCAACGTCGCTGGCATCGAGATCGAGAACACCACCGACGCCGAGGTCTACGACAACGAGGCCTGGGACAACAGCTCCGGCATCCTAATCTTCACGCTTCCGAACCTGGAGAAGAAGGACGGCGCGCGGGCGAAGGTCCACGACAACAAGGTGCACGACAACAACCGCGACAACTTTGCCGAGTCCGGCACCATCGTCAGCAACGTGCCGGCGGGCACGGGGGTGCTGCTCATGGGGTCCGACGAGACCGAGCTCGCGAACAACGTCATCGAGAACAACAAGAGCGTCGGCATCCTGATCGTCAGCTTGACCACCCTCGACCTGGTACTGCAGTCCAAGCCCGATCCCGCCACCGATCCCGATCCCGAAAAGACCTACATCTTCGGCAACACCTTCAAGAACAACGGCACCGATCCCCAGACGATCTTGGCGCAGTTCAACATCAAGCCGCTCGAAGACGTGGTGTGGGACGGCGTGCGAAAGACCACCGTGACGGACGGGACGCTGTGTCTGGGGGACGGCGCGCCGCCGTCGTACCGGAACATCCATGCGCCCGCGGGGCTCGTGAACCCGGGGGCACACACCACCGACGCCACGCCCCATCAGTGCAAGCTGCCCGAGCTGCCGACGCTGTCATGGTAGTCGCCCGCACCGCGTTCACCGCGCTGCTGCTGCTCGGCAGCAGCCTGCTCGGTGGCTGCGGTGACTCGGAGCCGGCGGAGACCGCGTACACCGGCCCGCCCATTCCGTGGGCCTTCGCTCCGTTCCCGAAGGAGCGGGCGCCGAAGGACAATCCGACGACGCCGGCGAAGGTCGAGCTCGGTCGGCTGTTGTTCTACGATCCCATCCTGTCGACGGACGGCTTGGTTGCCTGCGCCACCTGTCACAGCGAGATCTGGGGACTCTCCGACGGGCTCCCGCGCTCGGTTGGCATCGGCGGGGTCGGAGCCACGGGGCCGGGGCGCACGGGGCCGAACGTGACCCGGCGCAACGCGCCGACGCTGTGGAACGTCTCGCACAAGAAGACGCTCTTCTGGGACGGACGCGCGAGCTCCCTCGAGGAACAGGCCCTCGCGCCGCTCGCGGACGCAAAGGAGCTCGGGCGCGACCTCGGAGAACTGGTGACGGCGCTCGCCGCTGTGAATGAATACGCGGAGCGCTTCGCCGCGGCCTTCCCCGCGGACTCCGCGCCCATCAGCGGCACGAACCTGGCGCGGGCCATCGCCGCGTTCGAGCGAAGTTTCACCAGCCGGCTCGCGCCGTACGATCGCTACGTCGCCGGCGACGCGGGCGCGCTCGACACCGAGTCGATCCGCGGCATGGAGCTGTTCGCCGAGGCGAAGTGCGCGACGTGTCACGTACCGCCGCTCTTCGACAGCCCCA
Coding sequences within:
- a CDS encoding right-handed parallel beta-helix repeat-containing protein; its protein translation is MTTHKLASLVLVLAFSALGCADDAGGGGGGTGGSGGSGGSGGGGNLSCPGGEDVTGCTAVLSPGSDDAANLQTAFIEAKSGDTVCLCKGTYSLTKEVSLAVPQITVKGLGANIDDVVIDFAGQTQGDDGVTVTSDGFTVENLGIKNSPGNGIVVTGAEDVTFRKLKVWWDAGSVTSNGAYAIYPVKSTRVIIEDSEIIGAADAGAYVGQCNQAIVRRNKVHGNVAGIEIENTTDAEVYDNEAWDNSSGILIFTLPNLEKKDGARAKVHDNKVHDNNRDNFAESGTIVSNVPAGTGVLLMGSDETELANNVIENNKSVGILIVSLTTLDLVLQSKPDPATDPDPEKTYIFGNTFKNNGTDPQTILAQFNIKPLEDVVWDGVRKTTVTDGTLCLGDGAPPSYRNIHAPAGLVNPGAHTTDATPHQCKLPELPTLSW
- a CDS encoding cytochrome-c peroxidase, translated to MVVARTAFTALLLLGSSLLGGCGDSEPAETAYTGPPIPWAFAPFPKERAPKDNPTTPAKVELGRLLFYDPILSTDGLVACATCHSEIWGLSDGLPRSVGIGGVGATGPGRTGPNVTRRNAPTLWNVSHKKTLFWDGRASSLEEQALAPLADAKELGRDLGELVTALAAVNEYAERFAAAFPADSAPISGTNLARAIAAFERSFTSRLAPYDRYVAGDAGALDTESIRGMELFAEAKCATCHVPPLFDSPKFADRGVESEDDRGRGEITGAPADDGLFQVPTLRNTRDSEPYFHDGSTQDLRDAVEREVLFAVARGESPALAADEIDAIARFIDKALTDRTQEPHRPKTVPSGLPVPKDGFRIPR